The following proteins come from a genomic window of Sorghum bicolor cultivar BTx623 chromosome 3, Sorghum_bicolor_NCBIv3, whole genome shotgun sequence:
- the LOC8054954 gene encoding protein RESPONSE TO LOW SULFUR 3, whose amino-acid sequence MAPSISIGSAAPSWAAGVNKKKSVGAVVDEAELLRRRNAELECEVEALRLELGAVRRRAEMAEEAEERLCVQLGDAEVEALELARAY is encoded by the coding sequence ATGGCACCGTCCATCTCCATCGGCTCCGCGGCGCCGTCCTGGGCGGCGGGCGTGAACAAGAAGAAGAGCGTCGGTGCTGTAGTGGATGAGGCGGAGCTCCTGCGGCGGAGGAATGCGGAGCTGGAGTGTGAGGTGGAGGCGCTGCGGCTGGAGCTGGGCGCGGTGCGGCGGCGCGCCGAGATGGCGGAGGAGGCCGAGGAGCGGCTGTGCGTGCAGCTCGGCGACGCCGAGGTGGAGGCGCTAGAGCTCGCCCGCGCCTACTAG
- the LOC8058234 gene encoding ADP,ATP carrier protein 2, chloroplastic, giving the protein MESRALLHARPAALPPRAGLRLPLPLPRPRAVSLTPAAKPAALQSPLLASRGPFLPRHDAVLGNGFLKRRAASAGGDVSFRAQAAAAVPAPAPQPEESSTKFLGIDVKTLKKIVPLGLMFFCILFNYTILRDTKDVLVVTAKGSSAEIIPFLKTWVNLPMAIGFMLLYTKLSNVLSREALFYTVIFPFIAFFGAFAFVLYPLRDVIHPTALADKLLAALGPSFLGPVAILRIWSFCLFYVMAELWGSVVISVLFWGFANQITTVDEAKEFYPLFGLGANIALIFSGRTVKYFSNLRKTLGPGIDGWEVSLKGMMSIVVLLGLVITSIYWGVNKFVLNDPSLPKSDRKKKKEKPKLGMKESLKVLLSSRYVRDLATLVVAYGISINLVEVTWKSKLKAQFPSPNEYSSFMGDFSTATGIATFTMMLLGRYILRKFGWGVAAMITPTVLLLTGAGFFSLILFGQPLTPMLATMGMTPLLAAVYVGAMQNIFSKSAKYSLFDPCKEMAYIPLDEDMKVKGKAAIDVVCNPLGKSGGALIQQFMILTFGSLANSTPYLGGILLVIVLAWLGAANSLDKQFSALAKEDLKKEKAAQEKVEPSLLKAPAEGTGDVPVEQTNGSVTSQATGTESSPSNSSPIQ; this is encoded by the exons ATGGAGTCGCGCGCCCTCCTGCACGCCCGGCCCGCCGCCCTCCCTCCCCGCGCCGGCCTGCGCCTCCCTCTCCCACTCCCGCGCCCGCGGGCAGTCTCCCTCACCCCCGCCGCCAAGCCCGCGGCGCTCCAGTCCCCGCTCCTCGCGTCGAGAGGCCCCTTCCTCCCGCGGCACGATGCGGTTCTGGGGAATGGGTTCCTGAAGCGGAGAGCGGCCAGCGCTGGCGGTGACGTGTCCTTCCGCgcccaggcggcggcggcggtgccggcgccggcgccgcagcCGGAGGAGTCCAGTACAAAGTTCCTCGGCATCGACGTGAAGACGCTCAAGAAGATCGTGCCGCTGGGGCTCATGTTCTTCTGCATCCtcttcaactacaccatcctGCGGGACACCAAGGACGTGCTGGTGGTCACCGCCAAGGGGAGCAGCGCCGAGATCATCCCGTTCCTCAAGACCTGGGTCAACCTGCCCATGGCCATCGGATTCATGCTCCTCTACACCAAGCTCTCCAACGTTCTCTCACGGGAGGCGCTCTTCTACACCGTCATCTTCCCCTTCATCGCCTTCTTCGGCGCCTTCGCCTTCGTGCTCTACCCGCTCAGGGACGTCATCCATCCCACCGCGCTCGCGGACAAGCTTCTCGCCGCGCTCGGCCCGAGCTTCCTTGGCCCCGTCGCGATACTGAGGATTTGGAGCTTCTGCTTGTTCTATGTTATGGCTGAGCTCTGGGGCAGCGTCGTCATCTCTGTGCTCTTCTGGGGGTTTGCGAATCAG ATTACCACAGTTGATGAAGCAAAGGAATTCTACCCGTTATTTGGCCTTGGGGCTAATATTGCCCTTATCTTTTCTGGGCGTACTGTGAAGTATTTCTCAAATTTGCGCAAGACATTGGGTCCTGGAATTGATGGCTGGGAAGTATCTTTGAAAGGAATGATGAGCATAGTGGTACTTCTTGGACTGGTCATAACTTCCATCTATTGGGGAGTGAACAAGTTTGTTTTGAATGATCCTTCACTTCCAAAGTCTGATCGTAAGAAGAAAAAG GAAAAGCCTAAACTTGGTATGAAAGAGAGTCTGAAGGTTCTGCTCTCCTCGAGGTATGTGAGGGATCTAGCCACCTTAGTGGTTGCTTACGGCATTAGTATCAATCTTGTCGAAGTCACATGGAAATCAAAACTCAAGGCACAG TTCCCTAGTCCAAATGAATACTCATCTTTCATGGGTGATTTCTCGACCGCAACTGGAATTGCAACTTTCACAATGATGCTGTTAGGACGATATATACTACGAAAATTTGGCTGGGGTGTGGCTGCAATGATCACCCCCACTGTTCTGTTGCTGACTGGTGCCGGATTCTTCTCTCTGATCTTGTTTGGACAGCCACTGACTCCTATGCTTGCCACGATGGGTATGACCCCTCTACTGGCAGCCGTTTATGTGGGCGCCATGCAAAACATATTTAGCAAGAGTGCAAAGTACAGTTTATTTGACCCATGCAAGGAAATGGCTTATATTCCTTTGGATGAAGATATGAAG GTAAAAGGAAAAGCGGCCATTGATGTTGTTTGCAACCCACTGGGCAAATCCGGTGGTGCACTTATCCAACAATTCATGATCCTGACGTTTGGATCCCTGGCAAATTCAACTCCATACCTTGGCGGCATACTGCTGGTCATTGTTCTCGCGTGGCTAGGCGCAGCAAACTCATTGGACAAGCAGTTCTCGGCCTTGGCTAAGGAAGAcctgaagaaggagaaggctgccCAAGAGAAAGTAGAACCCTCGCTACTTAAGGCGCCTGCAGAAGGCACTGGTGATGTACCGGTGGAGCAGACAAATGGATCTGTGACGAGCCAAGCAACTGGAACAGAGAGCTCACCGTCGAACTCATCCCCCATTCAatag
- the LOC8054953 gene encoding uncharacterized protein LOC8054953, translated as MADHPVAGEHHHPSPASSAATALGPLLLLPSELLHEILLRLAVPELLRVRSVARPLSSLISSPDFRRLYHLSSSPSGPGPAAAWLLLFKKLPPRDAAIRGFHGPSGRWFRIPVSSILAPAVPPGEDLYFLAASASSFLFAANGRRELVVVDLTARAARRLPPSPLGPRGTSSWRRFGLKLVADPPGSNRFRFLFAELVNNTPFLFEYRSETDTWQQSEAVLAEGEGAEPAARAAAPDGDGGGTYLCAAHAGPDCVMVYAGPRADDRPVFFRPRFPNAAAGHGGERQHVYGDGSAAVVRSAAIDDPTSRTRVKVVTGVDLYGFGAGAVGGDWELVASVPGDLVEGFRKPYAAMTGLLAEREGVVRLVLISNCRGAWDLVWLSYDRARREWRWVPVPDWGSSKGLNMAGIAVSSTFSRLWPLAAPAPASSSSSSHQ; from the exons ATGGCCGACCACCCCGTCGCCGGCGAGCACCACCACCCATCGCCCGCAAGCTCGGCCGCCACGGCGCTGGGCCCTCTACTCCTCCTCCCGTCGGAGCTCCTCCACGAGATCCTGCTCCGCCTCGCCGTCCCGGAGCTCCTCCGCGTGCGCTCCGTGGCGCGCCCGCTCTCCAGCCTCATCTCCTCCCCGGACTTCCGCCGCCTCTACCACCTCTCCTCGTCGCCCTCGGGTCCCGgcccggccgccgcgtggcTGCTCCTCTTCAAGAAGCTCCCGCCCCGCGACGCCGCCATCAGGGGCTTCCACGGGCCCTCGGGCCGGTGGTTCCGCATCCCCGTCTCGTCCATCCTCGCCCCCGCCGTGCCGCCCGGCGAGGACCTCTACTTCCTGGCGGCCTCCGCCAGCTCCTTCCTGTTCGCCGCCAACGGCCGCCGCgagctcgtcgtcgtcgacctcACCGCGCGCGCCGCGCGCCGCCTCCCGCCGTCCCCGCTCGGCCCCCGCGGCACCTCCTCCTGGCGTCGCTTCGGCCTCAAGCTCGTCGCCGATCCCCCCGGATCGAACCGGTTTAG GTTTCTGTTTGCGGAGCTGGTGAACAACACGCCATTCCTCTTCGAGTACCGGTCCGAGACGGACACGTGGCAGCAGTCGGAGGCGGTCCTGGCCGAGGGCGAGGGGGCAGAGCCAGCGGCGAGGGCGGCCGCCCCAGACGGAGACGGCGGCGGCACGTACCTCTGCGCGGCGCACGCCGGGCCAGACTGCGTGATGGTGTACGCCGGGCCGCGCGCGGACGACCGCCCGGTCTTCTTCCGGCCCCGGTTCCCGAACGCCGCCGCGGGACACGGCGGGGAGCGGCAGCACGTGTACGGCGACGGGAGCGCGGCCGtggtgcggtcggcggcgaTCGACGACCCGACGAGCCGGACCCGGGTGAAGGTGGTGACGGGCGTGGACCTGTACGGGTTCGGGGCCGGCGCCGTGGGCGGCGACTGGGAGCTGGTGGCCAGCGTGCCGGGCGACCTGGTGGAAGGGTTCCGGAAGCCGTACGCCGCCATGACGGGCCTGCTGGCGGAGCGGGAGGGCGTGGTCCGGctggtgctcatctccaactgcCGGGGCGCGTGGGACCTGGTGTGGCTGTCGTACGACCGCGCGCGCCGCGAGTGGCGGTGGGTGCCCGTGCCGGACTGGGGCAGCAGCAAGGGGCTCAACATGGCCGGCATCGCCGTCTCCTCCACCTTCTCCCGCCTCTGGCCGCTGGCCGCGCCTGCGCCGGcgtccagcagcagcagcagccaccaGTGA